In a genomic window of Procambarus clarkii isolate CNS0578487 chromosome 10, FALCON_Pclarkii_2.0, whole genome shotgun sequence:
- the LOC138363028 gene encoding prostaglandin reductase 1-like, whose protein sequence is MTTAKVWQLVRRPVGKPTPEDFACVEEQLPPCSDGDVITEAEYLSVDPYMRYRARQIPLNTTMVGSQVARVIESNNPQWSVGSFMVHYQGWRTHTHLSREFLQTKGNNVLPLPDMGELPRSLGIGILGMPGNTAYFGLLEICEPKADDTVLVNGAAGAVGSAVVQIAKIKGCKVIAFAGSDEKVAYVKELGADHVFNYKTTNVGEALKRVAPEKINCFFDNVGGQFTAEALPHLADFGRVAVCGAISSYNDDSKDIGAVTLTSPFSEATLIWKQLRVEGFLVYRWSDRIMEGLEKLKLWILEGKIKYRETLYDGFDKMPGAFIGLFDGENIGKAVVKA, encoded by the exons ATGACTACAGCTAAGGTATGGCAGTTGGTGAGGCGACCTGTTGGAAAGCCTACACCGGAAGATTTTGCTTGTGTTGAGGAGCAGCTGCCACCGTGTTCTGATGGTG ATGTAATAACAGAAGCAGAATATCTAAGTGTGGACCCCTACATGAGGTACAGGGCTCGACAgatccctctcaacacaacaatgGTTGGCTCACAGGTTGCCAG GGTAATTGAGAGCAATAATCCTCAGTGGTCAGTTGGATCTTTCATGGTGCATTACCAGGGTTGGCGGACACACACTCATCTTTCTCGGGAATTTCTACAAACTAAAGGCAATAATGTCTTGCCATTACCCGATATGGGAGAATTACCCAGAAGCCTTGGTATTGGGATTTTAGGCATGCCAGG GAATACAGCATATTTTGGATTGTTGGAAATTTGTGAACCAAAGGCAGATGATACGGTGCTAGTGAACGGGGCCGCTGGAGCTGTAGGCAGTGCTGTGGTGCAGATTGCCAAGATCAAAG GTTGCAAAGTGATTGCTTTTGCTGGATCAGACGAAAAGGTTGCATATGTCAAGGAACTAGGAGCTGACCACGTTTTCAACTACAAGACCACCAATGTTGGAGAGGCACTCAAGCGGGTAGCACCAGAAAAAATCAACTGTTTCTTTGACAAT GTTGGTGGACAGTTTACCGCCGAGGCACTGCCTCATTTAGCTGATTTTGGCcgagtggctgtgtgtggtgctatTTCCTCCTACAATGATGACAGCAAGGACATTGGTGCAGTCACTTTGACAA GTCCCTTCAGTGAAGCTACATTAATCTGGAAACAGCTGCGTGTTGAGGGTTTTCTAGTTTACCGCTGGAGTGATCGCATTATGGAAGGTCTAGAGAAGCTTAAGCTATGGATACTGGAG GGTAAGATAAAGTACAGGGAGACACTTTATGACGGATTTGACAAGATGCCAGGTGCCTTCATTGGCCTCTTTGATGGTGAGAATATAGGAAAGGCTGTAGTAAAGGCATGA